In Deltaproteobacteria bacterium PRO3, the sequence CAAGCGCTTGGCGGCCGAACGTCTAGGCATGAGCCGCAGTTCCTTCTACCGCTGGCTCAAGGATCTGAAAAAATAAGGCCCCCGTAACCCCAGGATCGGAATCAGGGCCCCCATAAACCACCCCAGGAAAGAAAGATCGGCGCGGGTTTTCGCCGCGGGATGAAGCGCGCAGCCCGCCGCCTTGCCGCTCGCCGCGGCGTCGCCGGATTTGTCGGGGGTGGTCGCGTCGGGGGCGCCCTGTAGAAAATTATCGTTTCCGGCTTCCGAGCCGGGAACGGGCAGCCCGCCGCCTCCGCCGGGCGCTCGGTCGCCGCCCGGCGCGGGCTCCCCGGGCGCGGCGGGAGGGGCCGGTTCCGCAGGCGGAGCGGGCGCGGCCGGAGTCGCCGGGCTGGGAGTCGTCGGGCAGTAGTCCGCCCGACAGCCGAAGGCCTTCACGCACTCGCAGGGCTTCTTCGTGCCGCAGGCCGCTTGAAACTCGGCGATCCCCGCCTCGGGCTTCGAGCACTGGGCCGCCGGCACGTCGCCGCAGGCCTGGTGGTATTTCCGGATGGTCTCGCCGGTGTCCGCGAGCATCGTGCAGAAGGTCGCGCTGACTTGGGTGACGGCCTCGTATTTGGGCTCCTCGCGAAGGACCTGGGCCTCGGCGAAGCGAGTGGTGACCGCTTGGTATTCCACCAGAGCCGGGACCGTCGACGTGCAGCTGGCTCCTATGCCGAGCTTTTGGAGGCATTCGTGGCTGTAGCGCTGGGCGACGTTGCCGGGGGTGTTGACGCAAAGCCAGTAGTAGTCGTCCCAGATCTTTTGCTGCGCGAGATTTCCGGAGTAATCCACGCCCGGCCGGCTCAGGCAGGAATTGGGCCGCGAATTGCTGCAGAGGCCCTCGTATTTCAGGATGACCTGGCATTGCTCGGAAGGGTTGGTCGGCGGCGCAGGCGTCGTGGCCTCGGCGTTGACGCCGAGCAGCTGGGCGGCGGCCAAGAAGATGGAAAAGGCGGCGAGTCGAAAGAACGAGCCGGAACGAAACTGGAACATGGGACTCCTGAGAGTTATTTGTGCCCCCATGTTAGCGTCGTTATCGCCTCTAGACCATAGCCGGGTTGTGAATGGGAGGAAAATATTTCCCGCGCATGACATGATGCGGCAAAGTCGTAGGCCGGGGAGTCAAGGCTGGCGGGCCAGAGCGGGCGCCAGGTGTCCCGTCTCCACCGTGATCTCGAAGTCCCCCCGCGGCGATCGGAGGGTCTGCGCCCGCAAGGTGTCTTCGCGGCGGATCTCGAAGACGCCGACCAAGTCGTCCATCAGGTGGTTCGCGGGGATGCGGCCTTGCCGGATCCATTCCGCTTCCTCGTCTTCCTCCCAGACGATGAGCAGGATGTGATCGCGGTTTTTCACCGGGTAATCCCAGTCCCAAAGCGCGAGCTCTTCGTAGTCGAGGCTTTGGTCGGGGGCCTGGAATTCCGTGTCGCCCCATTCGCAGAGCGGATAGTTCCATTGCCGCTTGCTCAGGAAGGGACCGGGGAGGAAGGCGTGGACGCGGAGCTCGGGGCGCAGGGCCTCGCGGCCGATGGCGCGTAGGCGCCCTTGGGCGAGGCTGAGCAGGACTTGGCGCGGCAGTTCGGGGATTTCCGGGGCGTAGGGGACGATCGCGTAGTGGAAGTTGGCGTAGAAGCCGCCCATGCCCTCATGCAAGGTGTCCCGGCGTCCCGTCTTGGGATCATAGCTCTCGTAGTCGACGATGTGGGAGTCCTCGTAATCGTAGGTGATGCGGACCTTCTTCAGCAGCAGGACGTTGCGTCCGTCCATGGCTGAGAGGGTCTTGGCTTGCGCGCCCTCCATCGCGTCAGGGTCTTGCATCTGGAAGACGGGGCGGCGATTCAAAGCGTCCTCGGCGCCGCGGTAGACGAACCGAAAGCCGGCTTCCGATGTCGCGTCCTCTTCCGTCTCGGCCACGCGCAGCCGCGGGCACAGCTCCGGCAGTACCGCGAGGGCGGAGGGATTGGGATCGCGGTTGGAGATCACGCCGGAGCCGAAGCGAATCGCCTTTTCCTTGCGGCCGGCCGAGACTTCCTCGACGAGACTCACGCCGAAGGGGCCTCGGGCCTGTACCTTGGAGTTGGCCTCGGGCGAGGCCGGGAGGCTCAGGAGGTATTCCCCCTTGCGCGGGTCGCCTCGCAAGGTGCCGCCCTCCGCCTGGACGCGGGTGTAGGGCGGGGCGTGGATGGGGAAAAGGCCCTCTTGGGCGGAAAGGCCGGCGACGCACAGCGTGATTCCAAGCCAGAATGCGAATGGCAAAATTTTACGATGCATGGCGCCTCTACCCGCAAGTGTACGCGGAATGGGGATTTCCGGGTAGGGTCAATTCGGGCGGCGGGGGGAAAAGAAAAAATCCTTGGGCCGAACACCGAAGAAGGCCTAGAATGATTTCTTAAAATTACGTAGATTCAAAAATCAGTTTTCTTGAAATTACGCAAAATGAAGATCGTCATCATGGACAACCCCTTGACCGACGCAGGTCAAGAACGCGGAGATTGCCTCGGAAATAATTCTTCCAACATCGAAAGCAACTCCGCCCAAGACTTCCGGTCCGCCTCCGCGTCATAGGCCACGCCCTTCAGGCCGTGCCGCTCCGAGCCGGGCACGGTGAAGCCGTGCACCGCGTCCGGATACACGACGATCCGCGCCGCGACCTTGCCTTGCTCCAGGGCGGCGCGGACCTGCTGAAGCGTCTCCGACTTCACGAAGGGATCCTTCCCGCCGTGGAAGATCCAGATCTTGGCCTTGATCTTTTCCGGCTGCTCGGGAGGGAAGAGCGAGCCGTGGAAGCTGGCGACGGCCTTCAGGTCCGCGCCGCTGTAGGCGAGCTGCAGGACCGTCGCGCCGCCGAAGCAGTAGCCGATCGCCGTCAGCCTCGCCGGATCCACCATGG encodes:
- a CDS encoding dienelactone hydrolase family protein, encoding MKSRAQILFLAAVLVSCLPAPRAAAALKNRTVDYVYGGKTFQGYLAWDDAVAGKRPGVLVVHEWWGLNDYARSRADQLAKAGYVAFAADMYGGGKVAAHPDEAGKMAGEVRANVQEWLGRAEAALQTLRAQPMVDPARLTAIGYCFGGATVLQLAYSGADLKAVASFHGSLFPPEQPEKIKAKIWIFHGGKDPFVKSETLQQVRAALEQGKVAARIVVYPDAVHGFTVPGSERHGLKGVAYDAEADRKSWAELLSMLEELFPRQSPRS